The following are encoded in a window of Phaseolus vulgaris cultivar G19833 chromosome 3, P. vulgaris v2.0, whole genome shotgun sequence genomic DNA:
- the LOC137806703 gene encoding protein S40-6 translates to MADWSGFLNKSSGFGGGSMRNEDFDEEDVWGGVTMERERDYMCPERGVSKESSDSSSAWCMPTSPRKIPRTNNVTLHSLESDSNVVQRSSAPMDIPDWSKIYGKKGVEEEGVNKKFDFGYGDHHHYLDDYGDNDDDDEQDDMIPPHQWISRKLARSQISSFSVCEGIGRTLKGRDLSKVRNAILTKTGFIE, encoded by the coding sequence ATGGCAGATTGGAGTGGTTTTCTGAACAAAAGCAGCGGTTTTGGTGGGGGATCAATGAGGAATGAAGATTTTGACGAAGAAGATGTGTGGGGGGGTGTGACCATGGAGAGGGAGAGGGACTATATGTGCCCAGAAAGGGGGGTATCTAAGGAGTCCTCCGATTCTTCTTCTGCATGGTGCATGCCAACCTCTCCAAGAAAGATCCCAAGGACTAATAATGTCACACTACACTCCTTGGAATCTGATTCAAATGTGGTTCAAAGATCCTCAGCACCTATGGACATTCCTGATTGGTCTAAAATTTATGGGAAAAAGGGTGTTGAGGAGGAGGGTGTAAACAAGAAGTTTGATTTTGGTTATGGGGATCATCATCACTATCTTGATGATTATGGCgacaatgatgatgatgatgagcaGGATGATATGATTCCTCCTCATCAATGGATTTCTAGGAAACTTGCAAGGAGCCAGATTTCCTCTTTCTCTGTGTGTGAAGGGATAGGGAGAACACTGAAAGGGAGAGATCTTAGCAAAGTGAGAAATGCTATTTTGACCAAAACAGGTTTCATAGAATAG